The following are encoded together in the Anoplopoma fimbria isolate UVic2021 breed Golden Eagle Sablefish chromosome 9, Afim_UVic_2022, whole genome shotgun sequence genome:
- the septin9b gene encoding septin 9b isoform X3, with amino-acid sequence MSESAKPHQPIPQGKGEKTHGSDFSYVGIDAILEQMRRKAMKQGFELNIMVVGQSGLGKSTLMNTLFKSKVSRKSVQPNLGERIPKTIEIKSISHDIEEKGVRMKLTVIDTPGFGDHINNENCWQPIMKFINDQYEAYLQEEININRKKRIPDSRVHCCIYFIPPTGHCLRPLDVEFMRRLSKVVNIVPVIAKADTLTLEERDDFKQTIREELRANGIDVYPQKEFDEDAEDRMINDKIREMIPFAVVGSDQEYQVNGKRILGRKTKWGTIEVENIAHCEFAYLRDLLIRTHMQNIKDITGSIHYETYRVRRLNESNGHFSPHPSEHPAAQPKANGQPEEQPSSVTQANGVAAQHEAMSHEM; translated from the exons ATGTCGGAGTCCGCCAAGCCCCACCAACCTATCCCCCAAGGTAAAGGGGAGAAGACCCATGGCAGCGACTTCAGCTACGTGGGCATCGATGCCATCCTGGAACAGATGAGGAGGAAGGCCATGAAGCAGGGCTTCGAGCTCAACATCATGGTTGTGG GGCAAAGCGGCCTGGGGAAGTCCACTCTGATGAACACCCTGTTCAAGTCCAAGGTGAGCCGTAAGTCGGTGCAGCCGAACCTGGGGGAGAGGATCCCCAAGACCATCGAGATCAAGTCCATCAGCCACG ACATTGAGGAGAAAGGAGTGAGAATGAAGCTGACTGTAATCGACACTCCGGGCTTCGGGGATCACATCAACAATGAAAACTG ctGGCAGCCCATTATGAAGTTCATCAATGACCAGTATGAAGCCTACCTGCAGGAGGAAATCAAcatcaacaggaagaagaggatcCCGGACTCCAGGGTTCACTGCTGCATATACTTCATACCTCCCACAGGCCACTG TCTGAGGCCTCTGGATGTGGAGTTCATGAGGCGTCTGAGTAAGGTGGTCAACATCGTCCCCGTCATCGCCAAGGCCGACACACTCACCCTGGAAGAGAGGGACGACTTTAAACAGACG ATCAGGGAAGAGCTGCGAGCCAATGGAATCGACGTTTACCCCCAGAAAGAGTTCGACGAGGACGCAGAAGACAGGATGATTAATGACAAAATCAGG GAGATGATCCCTTTTGCTGTTGTGGGCAGTGACCAGGAGTACCAGGTGAACGGAAAGAGGATTCTgggaaggaaaacaaaatgggGCACCATAGagg TTGAGAATATTGCACACTGTGAGTTTGCTTACCTGCGAGACCTCCTCATCAG GACACACATGCAGAACATCAAGGACATCACAGGCAGCATCCACTACGAGACATATCGTGTCCGCCGGTTAAACGAGTCCAACGGTCACTTCAGCCCTCACCCGTCCGAGCATCCAGCTGCTCAGCCAAAGGCCAACGGTCAGCCCGAGGAGCAGCCCAGCAGCGTCACGCAGGCCAACGGAGTGGCTGCTCAGCACGAAGCCATGTCCCACGAGATGTAG